In Anabrus simplex isolate iqAnaSimp1 chromosome 14, ASM4041472v1, whole genome shotgun sequence, a genomic segment contains:
- the LOC136885541 gene encoding uncharacterized protein has product MQAVYIVLVALVAAASASRLQEVINPSVRAGINDQIKALLEEFKKNMNKPQYGLPALDPLVITHLDLNINEQIATLKGTLDDFKMVNLSTFVVESVNLNLLGLSLTFNISLASLDISGAYDIDGTIGGDLLPIYGKGPFDIKVGDLWASGAIKIGSNNSFIYLKQFDLDYHLGLFQGNIAGLLGGGDLSDVINQVINDFIPTVAEKYKTQISGVISDLIVGVANKMLDGVTLKDILDLINGKGTTAAPGTTPAAPVF; this is encoded by the exons ATGCAAGCAGTTTACATCGTGCTGGTGGCGCTCGTCGCTGCAGCGAGTGCAAGCAGGTTGCAAG AGGTGATCAATCCCTCTGTGAGGGCCGGTATCAATGACCAGATCAAGGCGCTGCTGGAGGAATTCAAGAAGAACATGAACAAACCCCAGTATGGACTGCCCGCTCTGGACCCCTTGGTCATCACCCACTTGGACCTGAACATCAACGAACAGATTGCCAC GTTGAAGGGCACTCTGGATGACTTCAAGATGGTGAACCTGTCCACGTTCGTGGTGGAGTCCGTGAATCTGAACCTCTTGGGCTTGTCCCTCACCTTCAACATATCTCTTGCTTCTCTGGACATCAGCGGAGCTTACGACATCGACGGCACCATCGGAGGAGACCTGCTGCCCATCTACGGCAAGGGACCTTTCGA TATCAAGGTTGGTGATCTGTGGGCATCTGGAGCCATCAAGATAGGATCCAACAACTCGTTCATCTACCTGAAGCAGTTCGATCTGGACTACCACCTCGGACTATTCCAA GGTAACATCGCTGGCTTGCTGGGTGGAGGAGACTTGAGCGATGTCATCAACCAGGTAATTAACGACTTCATCCCGACAGTGGCAGAGAAGTACAAGACGCAGATATCGGGCGTCATCTCTGACTTGATCGTCGGTGTGGCCAACAAGATGCTGGACGGAGTAACTCTCAAAGACATCCTGGACCTCATTAACGGAAAGGGCACCACTGCAGCACCTGGAACAACCCCAGCTGCTCCTGTGTTTTAG